Proteins from one Telopea speciosissima isolate NSW1024214 ecotype Mountain lineage chromosome 1, Tspe_v1, whole genome shotgun sequence genomic window:
- the LOC122658112 gene encoding LOW QUALITY PROTEIN: protein phosphatase 2C 51-like (The sequence of the model RefSeq protein was modified relative to this genomic sequence to represent the inferred CDS: inserted 1 base in 1 codon), which translates to MSLMLVVVKNQQKAMTSPETGNDDGSSPFGVKKSVQVQRKGLEGRMVKSLCDNKDEDECVKSRKRKHLRKKLSPAASDRSPELKNEESFNKSGSEESSSSQSFSSSSSSSSDQSSETEGVPVGILVARSEVFGREEVIRRFPCLSHGSASVCGRRREMEDAVMVVPGLLSGGFIRYDFFGVYDGHGGSLVANACRDRLHRVLVKEIEGREALDGTAWRQGNDEFDWKEVMESCFAKMDDEFKGSGVEDDSASERTIGSTAVVAIVGTEDLVVANCGDSRAVLSRGGVAVPLSRDHKPDRPDEMERVEAAGGRVINWNGYRVLGVLATSRSIGDHYLKPYVISEPEVTVRKRTEADEFLILASDGLWDVMSNEVACKVXKKMLRWPNDEEILKDGKGIEGRLCW; encoded by the exons ATGTCTCTCATGCTTGTCGTTGTTAAGAATCAACAGAAAGCGATGACTTCGCCGGAAACCGGTAACGACGACGGTTCTTCTCCTTTTGGAGTGAAGAAATCGGTTCAGGTTCAACGGAAAGGATTGGAAGGTCGAATGGTGAAATCTCTCTGCGATAACAAGGACGAAGATGAATGTGTAAAGTCTAGGAAGAGGAAGCATTTAAGGAAGAAATTATCACCGGCGGCGTCGGATAGATCACCGGAACTGAAAAATGAAGAAAGTTTTAACAAGTCAGGTTCTGAAGAATCATCGTCGTCGCAATCGTTTTCgtcctcatcatcatcgtcgTCAGATCAGTCGTCGGAGACCGAAGGTGTACCGGTGGGGATACTAGTGGCGAGAAGCGAAGTATTCGGACGTGAAGAGGTGATACGGAGATTTCCGTGCCTCTCGCATGGTTCCGCTTCTGTATGTGGcaggagaagagagatggaagaTGCGGTAATGGTGGTTCCGGGGCTTCTGTCCGGAGGCTTTATACGGTACGACTTCTTTGGGGTGTACGACGGGCATGGTGGTTCGTTGGTAGCGAATGCGTGTCGAGACAGGTTACATCGAGTGCTGGTGAAGGAGATTGAAGGCCGGGAGGCGTTAGATGGGACGGCTTGGAGGCAGGGAAATGATGAGTTTGATTGGAAGGAAGTGATGGAGAGTTGTTTTGCTAAGATGGACGACGAATTCAAAGGAAGTGGAGTGGAAGATGATTCGGCATCGGAGAGAACCATCGGATCAACGGCGGTGGTGGCGATTGTTGGAACTGAAGATCTTGTGGTTGCTAATTGCGGCGACTCCAGAGCAGTTCTTTCTCGCGGAGGGGTTGCAGTTCCACTCTCTCGTGATCACAAG CCTGATAGACCTGACGAGATGGAGAGAGTAGAAGCTGCGGGTGGAAGAGTAATAAACTGGAACGGTTACCGTGTCCTAGGAGTACTTGCTACTTCTAGATCAATAG GGGATCACTACCTCAAACCATACGTGATTTCAGAGCCAGAGGTTACAGTACGCAAGCGAACCGAGGCCGATGAATTCCTGATATTAGCCAGTGATGGATTATGGGATGTTATGTCGAATGAAGTTGCGTGCAAGG GTAAGAAGATGCTTCGATGGCCAaatgatgaagagattctcaaaGATGGGAAAGGGATTGAAGGGAGGTTGTGCTGGTGA